In one Lolium rigidum isolate FL_2022 chromosome 3, APGP_CSIRO_Lrig_0.1, whole genome shotgun sequence genomic region, the following are encoded:
- the LOC124701194 gene encoding SKP1-like protein 21 isoform X1 has translation MSESELSVIKPEALKTYIWLQCFDGSIQQVEEEVAMFCPMICREIVKNGTGSAKNHAIALPERVNPASLSLILDYCRFHQVPGRSNKERKSFDEKFVRIDTEKLCELTSAADSLQLKPLVDLTSRALARIIEGKTPEEIRDIFHLPDDLTEEEKLEPLKNINDDPRIRLLNRLYAKKRKELQERQKLKDIQVQQEHKDERSLDELLCFINGDGGSGGGKGGKSKKKNKRRKDAKNPPKADLEPVNKGEAACAVPCNVGIGNIPRAPCQTSDVQDDNEYPFEDGDLDDGLDPAMQEELDREVEDFARRLNSVWPERMHLGQERRIESQLIGGNNSLQRFSGFNHR, from the exons ATGTCAGAAAGTGAGTTATCAGTAATAAAACCAGAG GCATTGAAGACTTATATTTGGCTTCAGTGCTTTGATGGGTCCATACAacaagtggaggaggaggttgccaTGTTCTGCCCTATGATTTGTCGAGAAATTGTGAAAAATGGCACCGGGTCTGCCAAAAATCATGCTATTGCTCTCCCGGAACGAGTTAATCCGGCAAGTTTAAGTTTGATTCTTGACTACTGCCGTTTTCATCAAGTCCCAGGGCGCTCAAACAAG GAGCGGAAGTCATTTGATGAAAAGTTTGTTAGGATAGACACAGAAAAACTGTGTGAGCTGACATCTGCAGCTGACAGTCTTCAACTAAAGCCATTGGTTGATCTTACCAGTCGAGCACTTGCTCGAATCATTGAAGGAAAGACACCTGAGGAAATCCGGGATATCTTTCACTTACCAGATGACTTAACAGAG GAAGAGAAATTGGAGCCTCTAAAAAACATAAATGATGACCCTAGGATTCGATTATTGAATCGATTATATGCAAAGAAGCGGAAAGAACTGCAGGAGCGCCAGAAACTAAAG GATATTCAAGTACAGCAAGAGCACAAAGATGAGCGATCTTTGGATGAGTTATTATGTTTTATAAATGGGGATGGAG GTTCTGGAGGTGGGAAAGGTggcaagagtaagaaaaagaacaagagaaggaaggatgctaagaaccccccaaaagctgacCTTGAACCTGTAAATAAG GGGGAAGCTGCCTGTGCGGTTCCATGCAATGTGGGTATTGGTAATATTCCTAGAGCTCCTTGCCAAACTTCAGATGTGCAAGATGATAATGAGTATCCCTTTGAAGACGGTGACCTTGATGATGGACTTGATCCTGCAATGCAGGAAGAGCTTGATAG AGAAGTGGAAGATTTTGCAAGGAGGCTGAATTCTGTTTGGCCTGAGAGAATGCATTTGGGTCAAGAAAGAAGAATTGAGTCGCAACTGATTGGTGGTAATAATTCTCTGCAGAGATTTTCTG GGTTCAACCACAGGTGA
- the LOC124701194 gene encoding SKP1-like protein 21 isoform X2, which yields MSESELSVIKPEALKTYIWLQCFDGSIQQVEEEVAMFCPMICREIVKNGTGSAKNHAIALPERVNPASLSLILDYCRFHQVPGRSNKERKSFDEKFVRIDTEKLCELTSAADSLQLKPLVDLTSRALARIIEGKTPEEIRDIFHLPDDLTEEEKLEPLKNINDDPRIRLLNRLYAKKRKELQERQKLKDIQVQQEHKDERSLDELLCFINGDGGSGGGKGGKSKKKNKRRKDAKNPPKADLEPVNKGEAACAVPCNVGIGNIPRAPCQTSDVQDDNEYPFEDGDLDDGLDPAMQEELDREVEDFARRLNSVWPERMHLGQERRIESQLIGGFNHR from the exons ATGTCAGAAAGTGAGTTATCAGTAATAAAACCAGAG GCATTGAAGACTTATATTTGGCTTCAGTGCTTTGATGGGTCCATACAacaagtggaggaggaggttgccaTGTTCTGCCCTATGATTTGTCGAGAAATTGTGAAAAATGGCACCGGGTCTGCCAAAAATCATGCTATTGCTCTCCCGGAACGAGTTAATCCGGCAAGTTTAAGTTTGATTCTTGACTACTGCCGTTTTCATCAAGTCCCAGGGCGCTCAAACAAG GAGCGGAAGTCATTTGATGAAAAGTTTGTTAGGATAGACACAGAAAAACTGTGTGAGCTGACATCTGCAGCTGACAGTCTTCAACTAAAGCCATTGGTTGATCTTACCAGTCGAGCACTTGCTCGAATCATTGAAGGAAAGACACCTGAGGAAATCCGGGATATCTTTCACTTACCAGATGACTTAACAGAG GAAGAGAAATTGGAGCCTCTAAAAAACATAAATGATGACCCTAGGATTCGATTATTGAATCGATTATATGCAAAGAAGCGGAAAGAACTGCAGGAGCGCCAGAAACTAAAG GATATTCAAGTACAGCAAGAGCACAAAGATGAGCGATCTTTGGATGAGTTATTATGTTTTATAAATGGGGATGGAG GTTCTGGAGGTGGGAAAGGTggcaagagtaagaaaaagaacaagagaaggaaggatgctaagaaccccccaaaagctgacCTTGAACCTGTAAATAAG GGGGAAGCTGCCTGTGCGGTTCCATGCAATGTGGGTATTGGTAATATTCCTAGAGCTCCTTGCCAAACTTCAGATGTGCAAGATGATAATGAGTATCCCTTTGAAGACGGTGACCTTGATGATGGACTTGATCCTGCAATGCAGGAAGAGCTTGATAG AGAAGTGGAAGATTTTGCAAGGAGGCTGAATTCTGTTTGGCCTGAGAGAATGCATTTGGGTCAAGAAAGAAGAATTGAGTCGCAACTGATTGGTG GGTTCAACCACAGGTGA